CCCTTCCTGCAGATGGCTTCTGGCGCTCAGGCATCATGGAAGAGCATCTCCTAGACGTGCTGGTGCCTTTCCTCCCACTGCAGCGGCACCATGTGCGGCACTGCGTGCTCAACGAGCTGGcccagctgggcctggagccAAGGGATGAGGTCGTCCAGGCTGTGCTGGACAGCACCACCTTCTTCCCTGAGGACGAGCAGCTCTTTTCCTCCAATGGCTGCAAAACTGTGGCTTCCAGGATTGCCTTCTTCCTCTGACTCTCTAGATGGCACCCTTGCCCTCCTGGCCAGGCTGTGCAGGAGAGTCCTGGGGCCTCTTCAGTAGGGACTCTTTTCCTGAGCCTCCTGGAGAGTGAGACCCAGAGTCCAAAGTGAAGATGAGGAGGCATGTTGGCCAGGCCATGGGCCCGGGGGCCAGGGCAGGCCCTGGCCTCTTAACTGCTCTCAGGGCATCTTggcctttgcttccttccttagGGAAACCACTGGTGACCCCAGAACTTCAGTGAGCCTTGACCTTGCCCTCCAGCTTGAGCCTTCTTAAAATGTGAATTGTAACTCAGGGACTGTGGCTCATGgctgctccctccctcttcagTCTTACTCTTGGCCCCTTGGTCTGGCACCATATTCTCAATCCTCCATTCCATACCCTATGTACCAGTATCGTAAAGCCAAGCTGAGACTTCTCAGTCTTCGTGAACAGACGGACACAAGCTGCCACTTGGGcctagtttttaaagtttttaattttataagagaACAAACACAATAAACTTAGCCATGGGACCAGAGGAATGTTGGCTGAGGTATCTAATTGCTCTGGAAGGAGGCTATTTTGCTGAGTGCCAGTGAGCgtgtgtgtatggggggagggggttagaATCTCTTCCATACCCAGCAAGAAGTGAGGGGCTGAAGGGTCCCTCCAGAGAACAATGTAACTGCTAGGGCTGGAGTCCTGGCCAGCCTTGATTTTTCTGGCTGGGGTTTTCTGAGACTTAGGCTCAGGCCCTGGTTACTTCAGTCTTGCTGGAACCTGGGCTCGTGCTCTGGCTCAAACTCTGGGCAGCATCAGTCTTGCTGGGCTTCTGGCATTGGCCCTGAGTGGCCTCAGTGCTGCTGGGGCTCCAACTTGGATCATAGAAATCCTTGGTCTTGCTGGGACTTCGGATCAGTCCCCAGCACTGGCCCTGGGTGGCAGCCTTACTGGGTCCCCAGCTATGGCCATGGGCAACCTTGGTCTTTCTGAACCTCTGCCTTGAGCCCCTAGCGGCCTTGGTTTTGTTAGGCTTTCGTCGTGCGCATCGGGTGGCCTCTGTCTCGCTGGAACTACAGCTCTGGCCCTGGGCAGCCTCCGTCTTGCTGGGcctctggccctggccctgggcgGCCTTCATCTCGCTGGGCCTCCGGCTCTGACCCTCAGCGGCTGCGGTCTTTCTGGGCCTCTGGCTCTGGCCTTGGGCGGCCGCGGTCTGGCTGGGCCTCCGGCTCTGGCCCCAGGCGGCCTCGTTTTCTCTGGGGCTGTGGCTCAATTTTAGGTCTTCCCCGTTCTCCAACAGGTCTGAGGATTGAGTCTTCAGCAGTGAGGAGATTGAGGATGTCACAGCAGTGCCCGAGGTGCTCTTGTATTCCTGGCAGgtagtggacatctctgtctctGAGGTGGACAGGGTTCTGACTGGGAAGGATGTGCCAAGAGTACCTGTCAGGCAGCCCTTCGCAGACAGCTCCAGGAAAAGGAGGTGTCCGTCTCACCCTTGCCTATGCCCCAGAGGCCTTGTGTGGCCAAGGGGAAGGTCTGCCAGACGACACCAGCCCAGCCCCCTCGGCAACCCAAGCCCTGCAGGCGGGCCAGGGCTGTAGGATAAGTGGGAGACGGTGAGGACCCCCCTCGTGCAGCCCTCACTGAGGGTTCACCACACCCCTTGCAGAGCGAGGATCCTCACCCCTGCTTTAGAGTCACACAGCTGTAAGAAGCAGAGCCCAGAAGCATCTACAGGCCAGAGAGTCTCTGACCCCTGACCTTGGCCCACTCTGCCGCTTTGGTGTACTCAGGGCCAGCAGGAGCGCTGGGGACTTACAGCCCAAGATGCAGCCTGAAGACGTCTGGCTGAGGTAGCTGTTGGACAGGGACCTCACCTTGCTGGCTGCGGCCTTCGGCTTCTCCTCCTAGGGCAGAGACAGGCAAGGCAGTCACCGGCTGTGGGAGGCCGTGGGCCAGTGACACAGCTCTGGAAGGAAGACCAGCAGCTTCGAGTTCCTCAAGGGTCCCCAGTTGGGGCTGGGTGGGACATGGACAGGCTAAGACTGGCCAGGAAGGGGAGTGGGCAGACCAGACTGGCATGGCACTCTGAGAAAGGGAGTGTTTGGGCAGCtgcttgggcctcagtttcaaAAGGCAAATGAGTTCAAGTGTGGGACAGGCTTCTGTAAACGGTAAAGTGCTGTGCCCTGGGGAATAGCTAGTGAAGAATGGAGGAATGTTTTTACACTTTACATGCCTCTCCCATTTCATCCTCCCACGCATCTGGGAGGGAACTACCCTCTCATGGTCCAGAAACCCAGGCTACGGGTGCCGCAGCAGCCTGCCCGGGACACGCAGCTAAGAAAGCAGAGAGGCGGGGCTTGAATCCGGGCCTGCAGGACGCCACAGCCAGGCGTGTGGCTGCTGGACCCCTCCGACCCACTCACGCCTGCAGGCTGAGGGGAATGGAAGTGAGGACGGGCAGGCGCTAGCTCTACCTTGCCCCAAGGGAGGGAGCTCACGATGACTTCAGAGGGCACACAAATCAAAGTTCTGCATTTGTGTGTTGGCAGCGTGAGCTAAAAAACTAGCACTGGCTGTTGCCGTTTATGGCAAGGGATGCTCGTGGTCCGTTTACTCATTCGTAACGTTTCCTCTGAACACAAGTGTACTTGCATCAGCAGTGGGGCGGACAAATCGTGGGGCTTCCACAGGATGGAATTCTCTACAGCGATGAGAATGAGCGGTCAGCTTAGATGCATCTCACCAACAAGCTTAGTGAAAGGAGTCAGACAAGCGGGCACACTGTATCTGTCCACGGGCGTGAACAGACACGTTCATTTGTGATGTCAGCAGTCAGGACAGCCTTGGGGGTGCACTGGGCTAGGGGAGGGACCTGGCAGGGGGCCTGGGAATGTGGTCTTTCAAAAGATAATGGTGTCGTGGGTgtattcagtttgtgaaaattcatcagcTCGCCCCCTTAGgatttgtgtacttttctatATTTACATTACAttcaataaaaaagttttttgaactGGATTGCAGAATTAAGAAAATCCTGGCACAGCCAGCACACACAGAAGTTATGAAGGTGAGTGTGGCCAAGTGTGGGAAGGCCTCCTTGTGAGGGGCCCACATCCTCGTGTGCCCTTCCTCAGGGGTGTACCCCTTACTGGTACCATCCCCATCTCAGAGCAGAATGTCCCCAGCCCGAGTCACACAGCTGAGTGGCGGCAGAGCGAGACCCGGATGCCAGCCTCCAGCCAATCTGCATCCCTCAGCCCTGGCTTGGGGTACGCTCCCCCAGAACTCCAGGGCCCTAGGCCCCAGCATGTGGCACACTCAcctgtttttcctccttcttgGGGGCCTCAGCTTCTTCCTTTGGACCTTCTGGCTTTCCTTCCAGGGTCTGGGGGGTGGTGGCCTTGAGCTCTTCAGAGGTCTCGGCCAAAGGCTGTTCCTGCTTCCACCTGAGCTGCAGGGCCCGTGCCTTGTGGCGCTCTCGCTCCCGCTCCCTGAGCTGCCTGCCAAGCCATGGCCCCAGAGCGCTGGGTAAGGCCCCCCGCCAGACTCAGCCCACCAGCCCCGGGGGCTGGAGAATGGCCTGAGGAGGCAGTGGGGTAGGAGGAGTCTTGACCCCTGGCCATTTCCTGCTCCTGGCCCGAGGTCCCCACTTGGGGAACTTGCCCCACGATGCCTTGAGGGATGCCAGCCTGCGGGCTGCTCTCCGACACCCGATCCAGCTGCAACCTGGCCAGGTGGGCTGCCTGGCTGCCGAGCACCTCCTCCACCGACATGCCCGGGAAGAGATTGGCCATCAGGGGGAGCAGCTGCCAGGAAAGAGCCGGGTGTGGGCCAGGACAGGGGGCGAAGGGTGTGGCGCTGCCCTGCCCTTGCAGAGCCCTTCTCAGAGCTGACGTGGGAAGCATTTGCAAACTGCGGTTTTTAGAGGGCCAGACCTTCTTGCTCCAGAACTGGGAGGAGCCTGTGAGGAGGCCTACCGGAAGAGAGCACACTGACCCCGACCTGGCCAGCCAACTGCAGGTGCTGGAGCCAGCCTGTGGGGGGTTGGCCTCTAAGTGTGTGCCCTGGGGCAAGGGAACTGACCTCTCTGAACCCTACCCTCTTCACCTGCAAATTGGGGGTGATAATAATGTTACCTGTCTCATGGGGTGCTGAAGAGGGGAAACGGCAATGCAAGTTGAAGTGGCTAGAACAGGACCTGGCACACTGTAAGTGCTTGGCATTGGCCGCTGTTAGATGTTCTAGGAAACCAGACTGCTGGGAACAGGGGGTATCTTTAAGCAACAGTGGGTATTGATTCTGGAGCCCGCCCTCCTGGCCCAGCAGGAACCCACCTTAGGTTGTTTGGGGTTGAGGAGCAGGACGGTGGCAACATCCAGGCGGGCCCCCAGAATGTTCTGCAGGAGCTGCCGGCTCCTGGCACGGTGCAGGTAGTACTGGGCTTTCCAGGGGTTGTGCTGGATGGCCACTGAGAAGTGGCTCTCTGCCTTATGGAACTGCCTGAAGGACACAGTGGGTCACAGGCTGCTGTGAGCTGGGCCCTCTGGAGGGAAATAGCAATTGCTGGGCCCCATTGGGGAGTCTGGGGAAAATCAGGCTGGTCTCTGCTCCCCCAACTCCACCATGCCCCTCTGCTCTTCTAATAGTAACACTCTTAATGGCCCCAACACTTAAATGCTAGTATAAGACCCCAATATaagtgaatgtgttttttttaaataaagcttatttattttgagagagagggagggggagaaagtggggggaggggaggggcagagagagcgagaatcccaagcagactccttgctatcagcctgtcagcacagatcccaacgtggggctccatctcgaGAACCGtaagatcaagatctgagcccaggggcgcctgggtggctcagct
This DNA window, taken from Acinonyx jubatus isolate Ajub_Pintada_27869175 chromosome D4, VMU_Ajub_asm_v1.0, whole genome shotgun sequence, encodes the following:
- the TTC16 gene encoding LOW QUALITY PROTEIN: tetratricopeptide repeat protein 16 (The sequence of the model RefSeq protein was modified relative to this genomic sequence to represent the inferred CDS: deleted 2 bases in 1 codon), coding for MKMVAWMSSKKASLLSLGVCLPAQPCLSTQASLLPTHLQLQLYALGWPKSGPAPLLPAPPPPQLSPRPAVLGERGLGDGRAVLFPRPPPELPADFYALRAEAYIQLCDFSSAALNLRRAYSFQPENTKYLERLTFVLYLQGQCLLEQRAFLDALKIFSQASALQPEKASFRYRCMACLLALKRHQDCLSLVTKEVQLGTTNADVYILRARLYNFFQKPSLCYRDLHRALLLDPKHPQANVLLKMMVDQAQQARQDAGILAVQGKLHYALQRINCAIENNPLDPGLFLFRGIMYRRLWEFDAAVEDILKALDMMSERQEDIAQQAQRQLLLAYNDFAVHCYMQGAYQEGVLLLNKALRDEQQEKGLYINRGDCFFQLGNLTFAEADYQQALALSPQDEGANIRMGLLQEKMGFCEHRSRQFHKAESHFSVAIQHNPWKAQYYLHRARSRQLLQNILGARLDVATVLLLNPKQPKLLPLMANLFPGMSVEEVLGSQAAHLARLQLDRVSESSPQAGIPQGIVGQLRERERERHKARALQLRWKQEQPLAETSEELKATTPQTLEGKPEGPKEEAEAPKKEEKQEEKPKAAASKVRSLSNSYLSQTSSGCILGFRTLSTSETEMSTTCQEYKSTSGTAVTSSISSLLKTQSSDLLENGEDLKLSHSPRENEAAWGQSRRPSQTAAAQGQSQRPRKTAAAEGQSRRPSEMKAAQGQGQRPSKTEAAQGQSCSSSETEATRCARRKPNKTKAARGSRQRFRKTKVAHGHSWGPSKAATQGQCWGLIRSPSKTKDFYDPSWSPSSTEATQGQCQKPSKTDAAQSLSQSTSPGSSKTEVTRA